From the genome of Palaemon carinicauda isolate YSFRI2023 chromosome 6, ASM3689809v2, whole genome shotgun sequence, one region includes:
- the LOC137642463 gene encoding uncharacterized protein isoform X4: MLSLGIKDCASMEQQPFLTRQEEESQLINSAKENMKGLQLIFVCCLAAVAFANDGGNKRFFGGLNQAFGGGFGGISGGHGGGFGGINPGFGGGASQTCRRWCRTPEGQAYCCESNNEPETLPFVKPGQCPPVRPQCPPVRSFAPPQTCSNDSKCGGVDKCCFDRCLEEHVCKPPVGSGGFGGFGFGR, from the exons ATGTTGTCATTAGGTATAAAGGACTGTGCTTCGATGGAACAGCAACCATTCCTCACAAGGCAAGAAGAAGAATCACAGCTCATCAATTCTGCTAAGGAAAATATGAAG ggACTTCAGCTTATTTTCGTATGCTGTCTGGCAGCTGTTGCCTTTGCAAATGATGGAGGAAATAAACGATTCTTTGGAGGATTAAACCAAGCAtttggaggaggatttggag GTATCAGTGGAGGACATGGTGGTGGCTTTGGAGGAATCAACCCAGGCTTTGGAGGGGGTGCTTCCCAGACGTGCAGACGTTGGTGCCGAACTCCCGAGGGACAGGCCTACTGCTGCGAGAGCAACAACGAGCCTGAAACCCTTCCCTTCGTCAAGCCAGGTCAATGCCCTCCCGTAAGACCTCAGTGCCCACCCGTCAGGAGCTTTGCCCCTCCACAGACATGCTCCAATGACAGCAAGTGCGGAGGCGTCGACAAGTGCTGCTTCGACAGGTGTCTCGAGGAACACGTTTGCAAACCCCCTGTCGGATCTGGAGGCTTCGGAGGATTCGGTTTTGGAAGATAA
- the LOC137642467 gene encoding uncharacterized protein isoform X1, with the protein MKGLQLLFVCCLAAVAFANDKNNGGNKRFFGGLNQGFGGGNQGFGGGFGGISGGHGGGFGGGHGGGFGGINPGFGGDFGGGASQTCRRWCRTPEGQAYCCESNNEPETLPFVKPGQCPPVRPQCPPVRSFAPPQTCSNDSKCGGVDKCCFDRCLEEHVCKPPVGSGGFGGFGFGR; encoded by the exons ATGAAG GGACTACAGCTTTTATTCGTTTGCTGTCTGGCAGCTGTTGCCTTcgcaaatgataaaaataatggagGAAATAAACGATTCTTTGGAGGATTAAACCAAGGTTTCGGTGGCGGTAATCAAGGATTTGGTGGTGGTTTTGGAGGTATCAGTGGAGGTCATGGCGGTGGCTTCGGAGGAGGACATGGAGGTGGCTTTGGAGGAATCAACCCTGGGTTTGGAGGGGACTTTGGAGGTGGTGCTTCTCAGACGTGCAGACGTTGGTGCCGAACTCCCGAGGGACAAGCCTACTGCTGCGAGAGCAACAACGAGCCTGAAACCCTTCCCTTCGTCAAGCCTGGTCAATGCCCTCCCGTAAGACCTCAGTGCCCACCCGTCAGGAGCTTTGCCCCTCCACAGACATGCTCCAATGACAGCAAGTGCGGAGGCGTCGACAAGTGCTGCTTCGACAGGTGTCTTGAGGAACACGTTTGCAAACCCCCTGTTGGATCTGGAGGCTTCGGTGGATTCGGTTTTGGAAGATAA
- the LOC137642467 gene encoding uncharacterized protein isoform X2 — protein MKGLQLLFVCCLAAVAFANDKNNGGNKRFFGGLNQGFGGGNQGFGGGFGGISGGHGGGFGGGHGGGFGGINPGFGGDFGGGASQTCRRWCRTPEGQAYCCESNNEPETLPFVKPGQCPPVRPQCPPVRSFAPPQTCSNDSKCGGVDKCCFDRCLEEHVCKPPVGSGGFGGFGFGR, from the coding sequence GGACTACAGCTTTTATTCGTTTGCTGTCTGGCAGCTGTTGCCTTcgcaaatgataaaaataatggagGAAATAAACGATTCTTTGGAGGATTAAACCAAGGTTTCGGTGGCGGTAATCAAGGATTTGGTGGTGGTTTTGGAGGTATCAGTGGAGGTCATGGCGGTGGCTTCGGAGGAGGACATGGAGGTGGCTTTGGAGGAATCAACCCTGGGTTTGGAGGGGACTTTGGAGGTGGTGCTTCTCAGACGTGCAGACGTTGGTGCCGAACTCCCGAGGGACAAGCCTACTGCTGCGAGAGCAACAACGAGCCTGAAACCCTTCCCTTCGTCAAGCCTGGTCAATGCCCTCCCGTAAGACCTCAGTGCCCACCCGTCAGGAGCTTTGCCCCTCCACAGACATGCTCCAATGACAGCAAGTGCGGAGGCGTCGACAAGTGCTGCTTCGACAGGTGTCTTGAGGAACACGTTTGCAAACCCCCTGTTGGATCTGGAGGCTTCGGTGGATTCGGTTTTGGAAGATAA
- the LOC137642463 gene encoding ATP-dependent RNA helicase glh-2-like isoform X1 — MLSLGIKDCASMEQQPFLTRQEEESQLINSAKENMKGLQLIFVCCLAAVAFANDGGNKRFFGGLNQAFGGGFGGISGGHGGGFGGISGGHGGGFGGINPGFGGGASQTCRRWCRTPEGQAYCCESNNEPETLPFVKPGQCPPVRPQCPPVRSFAPPQTCSNDSKCGGVDKCCFDRCLEEHVCKPPVGSGGFGGFGFGR; from the exons ATGTTGTCATTAGGTATAAAGGACTGTGCTTCGATGGAACAGCAACCATTCCTCACAAGGCAAGAAGAAGAATCACAGCTCATCAATTCTGCTAAGGAAAATATGAAG ggACTTCAGCTTATTTTCGTATGCTGTCTGGCAGCTGTTGCCTTTGCAAATGATGGAGGAAATAAACGATTCTTTGGAGGATTAAACCAAGCAtttggaggaggatttggaggtaTCAGTGGAGGACATGGGGGTGGCTTTGGAGGTATCAGTGGAGGACATGGTGGTGGCTTTGGAGGAATCAACCCAGGCTTTGGAGGGGGTGCTTCCCAGACGTGCAGACGTTGGTGCCGAACTCCCGAGGGACAGGCCTACTGCTGCGAGAGCAACAACGAGCCTGAAACCCTTCCCTTCGTCAAGCCAGGTCAATGCCCTCCCGTAAGACCTCAGTGCCCACCCGTCAGGAGCTTTGCCCCTCCACAGACATGCTCCAATGACAGCAAGTGCGGAGGCGTCGACAAGTGCTGCTTCGACAGGTGTCTCGAGGAACACGTTTGCAAACCCCCTGTCGGATCTGGAGGCTTCGGAGGATTCGGTTTTGGAAGATAA
- the LOC137642463 gene encoding uncharacterized protein isoform X5, which translates to MLSLGIKDCASMEQQPFLTRQEEESQLINSAKENMKGLQLIFVCCLAAVAFANDGGNKRFFGGLNQAFGGGFGGISGGHGGGFGGINPGFGGGASQTCRRWCRTPEGQAYCCESNNEPETLPFVKPGQCPPVRPQCPPVRSFAPPQTCSNDSKCGGVDKCCFDRCLEEHVCKPPVGSGGFGGFGFGR; encoded by the exons ATGTTGTCATTAGGTATAAAGGACTGTGCTTCGATGGAACAGCAACCATTCCTCACAAGGCAAGAAGAAGAATCACAGCTCATCAATTCTGCTAAGGAAAATATGAAG ggACTTCAGCTTATTTTCGTATGCTGTCTGGCAGCTGTTGCCTTTGCAAATGATGGAGGAAATAAACGATTCTTTGGAGGATTAAACCAAGCAtttggaggaggatttggaggtaTCAGTGGAGGACATGGGGGTGGCTTTGGAG GAATCAACCCAGGCTTTGGAGGGGGTGCTTCCCAGACGTGCAGACGTTGGTGCCGAACTCCCGAGGGACAGGCCTACTGCTGCGAGAGCAACAACGAGCCTGAAACCCTTCCCTTCGTCAAGCCAGGTCAATGCCCTCCCGTAAGACCTCAGTGCCCACCCGTCAGGAGCTTTGCCCCTCCACAGACATGCTCCAATGACAGCAAGTGCGGAGGCGTCGACAAGTGCTGCTTCGACAGGTGTCTCGAGGAACACGTTTGCAAACCCCCTGTCGGATCTGGAGGCTTCGGAGGATTCGGTTTTGGAAGATAA